Proteins encoded in a region of the Armatimonadota bacterium genome:
- the efp gene encoding elongation factor P — protein MGHGRGALRLLCQNARRGRPVAIDTSDFTNGMAFYLDGDIYQILEFQHVKPGKGGAFVRTRLKRLKTGNVMEKTFRSGERFEPCFLEKVAYQYLYRTGNELTLMDLDSYEQVSVPESAIGDAAQFLKEETEVQALTADGEVLGYELPNFVELKVTEAEPGVRGNSASGGVMKGATVETGAPVQVPMHIEEGDVIKIDTRSGAYLERVSKG, from the coding sequence ATGGGGCACGGCCGAGGCGCGTTGAGGCTCCTGTGCCAGAATGCTCGCCGAGGACGACCGGTGGCGATCGACACGAGTGACTTTACGAACGGCATGGCCTTCTATCTCGACGGGGACATTTATCAGATCCTCGAGTTCCAGCACGTGAAGCCTGGGAAAGGCGGCGCGTTCGTCAGGACGCGCCTGAAGCGTCTGAAGACGGGCAACGTCATGGAGAAGACCTTCCGGAGCGGCGAACGCTTCGAGCCGTGCTTCCTCGAAAAGGTCGCCTATCAGTACCTCTATCGGACCGGCAACGAACTCACGCTCATGGACCTCGACTCTTACGAGCAGGTCAGCGTGCCTGAAAGCGCGATCGGCGATGCCGCACAGTTCCTCAAGGAGGAGACCGAAGTCCAAGCCCTCACCGCCGACGGAGAAGTCCTCGGTTACGAGCTTCCGAACTTCGTGGAGCTGAAGGTGACCGAAGCGGAGCCGGGAGTACGCGGGAACTCGGCCAGCGGTGGCGTCATGAAGGGCGCGACGGTCGAGACCGGGGCCCCGGTCCAGGTGCCGATGCACATCGAAGAGGGGGACGTCATCAAGATCGACACCCGTTCTGGCGCCTATTTGGAGCGGGTCAGCAAAGGCTGA
- the typA gene encoding translational GTPase TypA produces the protein MSAEQIRNVGIIAHVDHGKTTLVDALFRQAGLFRENEVIKDRVMDSNDLERERGITILSKVASCSFQGTKINIVDTPGHADFGGEVERVLSMVDGVLLVIDACEGPMPQTRFVLKKAFDNGLKPIVVVNKVDRDGARPHDAYDKTLDLFIDLGCEEDDLFFPYVFASGAGGFARSEPNGGESDMRLLFELIVKHVPVPKVQEDGPVRLQVNNLDYSDYLGRMFGGKLLRGRVHVGDRLTCVGESSQQSFNVTKLWIYEGLKMVERDAVEAGEIVMMSGLDDVLIGDTVCDAQYVEPLPRIEVEPSTLTMNFFANNSPLAGKDGGKFLTIHKIRERLEKEEKVSVSLKIDRNAPADTVKVAARGEMQLSVLIETMRREGFEMAIARPEVIFRQNDLGKRLEPVEQLTLEFAEDSTGGVMEELSRRKAEIEDMQSLGNGRTRVVASIPTRGLIGFRSVYLTLTRGSGILASIFEGYEVYRGDVQSRTNGSLIAKDPGKITRYAYEHIMERGQFFHTVGTEVYGGMIVGACARDEDLVVNATLQKAATNMRSATSDQTTVIDPHRDFSLEQALSWLRDDELLEVTPKLLRFRKKVLDHSERKVSERKSATV, from the coding sequence ATGTCCGCGGAACAGATCCGGAACGTAGGCATCATCGCGCACGTCGACCACGGCAAGACGACCTTGGTCGACGCGCTGTTCCGTCAAGCCGGCCTTTTCCGCGAGAACGAGGTCATCAAGGACCGGGTCATGGACTCGAACGACCTGGAGCGCGAAAGGGGCATCACGATCCTGAGCAAGGTGGCGAGTTGCTCGTTCCAAGGGACGAAGATCAACATCGTCGACACGCCCGGCCACGCGGACTTTGGCGGCGAGGTCGAACGCGTCCTCAGCATGGTCGACGGCGTCCTTCTCGTCATCGACGCCTGTGAGGGCCCGATGCCTCAGACCCGGTTCGTCCTTAAGAAGGCGTTCGACAACGGACTGAAGCCGATCGTCGTCGTCAACAAGGTCGACCGTGACGGCGCCCGCCCCCACGACGCCTACGACAAGACCCTCGACCTTTTCATCGACCTCGGGTGCGAGGAAGACGACCTGTTCTTTCCTTACGTGTTCGCGAGCGGCGCGGGCGGGTTCGCCCGAAGCGAACCCAACGGCGGCGAGTCGGACATGCGGCTGCTCTTCGAGCTGATCGTTAAGCACGTTCCGGTGCCGAAGGTCCAAGAGGACGGCCCCGTCCGGCTCCAAGTCAACAACCTGGACTACTCGGACTACCTGGGACGGATGTTCGGAGGCAAGCTGCTCCGAGGCAGGGTCCACGTCGGCGACCGCCTGACGTGCGTCGGAGAATCCTCGCAGCAGAGCTTCAACGTGACGAAGCTTTGGATCTACGAGGGACTGAAGATGGTCGAGCGCGACGCGGTCGAAGCAGGCGAGATCGTCATGATGTCGGGCCTCGACGACGTCTTGATCGGCGACACGGTGTGCGACGCCCAATACGTCGAGCCGCTACCGCGCATCGAAGTCGAACCAAGCACGCTGACCATGAACTTCTTCGCCAACAACTCGCCGCTGGCGGGCAAGGACGGCGGCAAGTTCTTGACCATCCACAAGATCCGCGAGCGGCTTGAAAAGGAAGAAAAGGTCAGCGTGTCGCTGAAGATCGACCGGAACGCTCCGGCGGACACGGTCAAAGTCGCCGCCCGTGGCGAGATGCAGTTGAGCGTCCTTATCGAGACGATGCGGCGCGAGGGCTTCGAGATGGCGATCGCCAGGCCAGAAGTCATTTTCCGTCAGAACGACCTTGGAAAGCGCCTGGAACCGGTCGAACAGTTGACCCTCGAGTTCGCCGAGGACTCCACGGGCGGGGTCATGGAGGAGCTGAGCCGAAGGAAGGCCGAGATCGAGGACATGCAGTCTCTCGGCAACGGCCGGACGCGGGTCGTCGCCTCGATCCCGACCCGCGGACTGATCGGTTTCCGCTCCGTGTACCTGACGTTGACCCGGGGTTCCGGCATTCTCGCCTCGATCTTCGAGGGTTACGAGGTCTACCGCGGCGACGTCCAGAGCCGGACGAACGGCTCGCTGATCGCGAAGGATCCGGGCAAGATCACGCGGTACGCCTACGAGCACATCATGGAGCGGGGCCAGTTCTTCCACACGGTCGGCACGGAAGTTTACGGCGGGATGATCGTGGGAGCGTGCGCCCGCGACGAAGACCTCGTCGTCAACGCGACGCTGCAAAAGGCGGCCACGAACATGCGGAGCGCGACGAGCGACCAGACCACGGTCATCGACCCCCACCGTGATTTCTCGCTCGAACAGGCTCTTTCCTGGCTCCGCGACGACGAGCTTCTCGAAGTCACGCCGAAGTTGCTCCGGTTCCGAAAGAAAGTCCTCGACCATTCGGAGCGCAAAGTCTCGGAACGCAAGAGCGCGACGGTCTAA
- a CDS encoding YbaY family lipoprotein — MVAVGILALLIQDAQVPTVTWVKLSEEKPGRWKASAKYPVLGGDAPLTVKANQILREQCEARFRTFAAGRQDTIVLPSTPREFRLDSFVSVAGPTLVSFQVRVNETGAGEADVTELSPVTVGIVRREPKALQIPDVFKKDADLAKFTADLVLQPANETRKAHGLEPLSEFSPDLLGPFAVTKTNLAFAVGPGVLGPDADQVRVPLSALGVWADPAGPLGSGAVEQKTTVRVTGYATWIHRETLPLGAEMVVSLLRDRDDALETGFGSTKFFVLTPPANFESTFEVSGIREDDRMYLDVRIVADGKTLFRNRATTRVPLQGWASKREVKLVRESGQA, encoded by the coding sequence ATGGTCGCGGTCGGGATATTGGCCCTGTTGATTCAGGACGCGCAGGTTCCGACCGTGACCTGGGTCAAGCTGTCCGAGGAAAAGCCGGGGCGCTGGAAGGCATCGGCGAAGTACCCCGTTTTGGGCGGCGACGCCCCGCTGACCGTGAAGGCGAACCAGATTCTGCGGGAGCAGTGCGAGGCCCGGTTCCGGACGTTCGCCGCCGGACGTCAGGACACCATCGTCCTGCCCTCGACACCGCGCGAGTTTCGACTCGATTCGTTCGTCAGCGTAGCCGGACCGACGCTCGTCAGCTTCCAGGTCCGAGTCAATGAGACCGGGGCGGGGGAGGCCGATGTCACGGAACTCAGCCCCGTCACGGTCGGGATTGTCCGTCGCGAACCAAAGGCGCTCCAGATTCCGGACGTCTTCAAGAAGGACGCGGACCTCGCGAAGTTCACTGCAGACCTTGTGTTACAGCCCGCAAACGAGACTCGAAAGGCGCACGGCCTCGAGCCGCTGTCCGAATTCTCGCCCGACTTGCTCGGGCCGTTCGCCGTCACGAAGACGAACCTGGCGTTCGCAGTCGGTCCGGGCGTGCTCGGCCCCGACGCCGATCAGGTCCGTGTCCCCCTTTCGGCCCTGGGAGTTTGGGCCGATCCGGCCGGGCCGCTCGGATCCGGAGCCGTCGAACAAAAGACGACGGTCCGGGTCACGGGCTACGCGACGTGGATCCACCGCGAAACGTTGCCCTTGGGAGCCGAGATGGTCGTCAGTCTGCTTCGGGACAGGGACGACGCCTTGGAAACGGGCTTCGGCAGTACGAAGTTTTTCGTCCTGACGCCTCCTGCCAACTTTGAGAGCACGTTCGAGGTGAGCGGGATCCGTGAAGACGACCGGATGTACTTAGACGTGCGGATCGTGGCCGACGGGAAGACCCTTTTCCGGAACCGGGCCACGACCCGCGTGCCCTTGCAAGGTTGGGCCTCGAAGCGCGAAGTCAAGCTGGTCCGTGAATCCGGACAGGCTTAG
- a CDS encoding ATP-binding protein: MVRQLNEALTRALHAQPCAATYIMGGAIAEAFPGCAVLETEDCSFDVTLYADKGKCSLMVLDTVRPQVKHKAEYVSAVKSVQVENSLCEVLWRGHRFHTFFLTTSETVRHYLIAETGPLAEEFFSEVCRWCDQVHGEILVFAHGYWRRDEGLVRQIASARFEDLILDPSTMAALLDATEGFFNACETYRRYGIPWKRGVLLTGPPGNGKTHALKALVNRLQKPTFYVRSFIGSQCSEEFGIQAVFTRARNVAPCIVLIEDVDSVVTAKKLSFFLNELDGFAQNEGILVLATTNHPERLDPALVERPSRFDRKVGFGLPEPSLRSAYLDRQTRLWSEGFQPDGATIGRLAEATEGFSFAYLKELCLSSLMAWVSADGAVPMEEVLDAQVEALRKQVAAGTPAIPEHVRDDDDD, translated from the coding sequence ATGGTCAGACAGCTCAATGAGGCCCTGACGCGGGCCCTGCATGCACAGCCTTGCGCCGCCACCTACATCATGGGTGGAGCGATCGCCGAGGCGTTCCCCGGTTGCGCGGTCCTAGAAACGGAGGACTGTAGCTTCGACGTGACACTTTACGCCGACAAAGGCAAATGCTCGCTGATGGTGCTGGACACGGTCCGGCCGCAGGTCAAGCACAAAGCCGAGTACGTCTCGGCCGTCAAATCCGTACAGGTCGAAAACTCCCTTTGCGAAGTGCTCTGGCGCGGGCATCGGTTCCATACGTTCTTCTTGACGACGTCGGAGACCGTGCGCCACTACCTGATCGCCGAGACCGGACCGCTCGCCGAAGAGTTCTTCAGCGAAGTCTGTCGGTGGTGCGACCAGGTCCACGGCGAGATCCTCGTCTTCGCCCACGGCTATTGGCGGCGCGACGAGGGGCTCGTCCGGCAGATCGCGTCGGCACGGTTCGAAGACTTGATCCTTGACCCGTCCACGATGGCTGCGCTGCTCGACGCGACCGAGGGGTTCTTCAACGCGTGCGAAACATACCGGCGGTACGGCATTCCGTGGAAACGGGGCGTGCTTTTGACAGGCCCTCCGGGAAACGGTAAGACGCACGCTTTGAAGGCCCTGGTGAACCGGCTTCAGAAGCCGACGTTCTATGTCCGGTCGTTCATCGGGTCGCAATGTAGCGAGGAATTTGGTATCCAGGCCGTCTTCACGAGGGCCAGGAACGTCGCTCCGTGTATCGTTTTGATCGAGGACGTCGACTCCGTCGTGACGGCGAAGAAGCTCTCGTTCTTCCTCAACGAACTCGACGGGTTCGCGCAGAACGAAGGGATCCTCGTCCTCGCGACGACGAACCATCCGGAGAGACTGGACCCGGCTTTGGTCGAGAGGCCGTCGCGCTTCGACCGGAAGGTCGGTTTTGGACTTCCAGAGCCCTCCCTCCGGTCCGCCTACCTGGATAGGCAGACCCGTCTGTGGAGCGAAGGCTTCCAACCAGACGGTGCGACGATCGGACGCCTGGCAGAAGCGACGGAAGGGTTTTCCTTCGCCTATCTCAAGGAACTGTGCCTTTCGTCCCTGATGGCGTGGGTCAGCGCCGACGGTGCCGTCCCGATGGAGGAGGTCCTCGATGCCCAGGTCGAAGCGTTGCGCAAGCAGGTTGCGGCAGGGACGCCCGCGATCCCGGAGCACGTCCGTGACGACGACGACGACTAG
- a CDS encoding glutathione peroxidase: MLFALSLALAAVDGGAPQSASAVPDSWHSFKMTDIDGKVRSMSEYKGKTVLVVNVASKCGLTPQYTALEALYEKYKDKGFVIVGFPCNDFKGQEPGTEAEIKEFCSATYNVKFPLYSKIHVLGPEQHPMYTWLIKNTDGKDIEWNFGKFLVDGKGHVVGRFGSRTKPDDPQVVEAIEKEIATKSR, encoded by the coding sequence ATGCTCTTCGCGCTCTCGCTCGCTCTGGCCGCCGTCGACGGAGGCGCCCCGCAGTCGGCATCGGCCGTGCCGGACTCGTGGCACAGCTTTAAGATGACCGATATCGACGGCAAAGTCCGGTCGATGTCGGAGTACAAGGGTAAGACCGTCCTCGTCGTCAACGTTGCGAGCAAGTGCGGCCTGACGCCGCAGTACACGGCCTTGGAGGCCCTTTACGAGAAGTACAAGGACAAGGGGTTCGTCATCGTCGGGTTCCCCTGTAACGATTTCAAAGGCCAAGAGCCCGGAACCGAAGCCGAGATCAAGGAGTTCTGTTCCGCGACTTACAACGTCAAGTTCCCCCTTTATTCGAAGATCCATGTGCTCGGCCCGGAACAGCACCCTATGTACACCTGGCTCATCAAGAACACGGACGGAAAGGACATCGAGTGGAATTTCGGAAAGTTCCTGGTCGACGGGAAGGGACACGTCGTCGGCCGCTTCGGATCCAGGACGAAGCCGGACGACCCGCAGGTGGTCGAAGCGATCGAGAAGGAGATCGCGACCAAGTCCCGTTGA
- a CDS encoding N(4)-(beta-N-acetylglucosaminyl)-L-asparaginase produces the protein MSRTISRRDLIAGGAGLAVAARASSFPGVFLPSATKPVVVSSSNGHIFKNGGPRTCVQEAFLRLSGGTDVLEALVAGVAIPEQDPTETSVGYGGLPNAEGVVQLDSCVMHGAKRWAGGVACLEGVRTPAAVALRVAGDTDHHLLVGKGAQDFARRLGFTIEADLNTDTSRKAWLEWKRRTDPDHYLDPGKRSGGRQALLSMIQEGLIDPLHAYGTINCNGLNEKGEIAGVTTTSGLAFKIPGRVGDSPILGAGLYVDGAVGAAGSTGRGEANLYGCLSFLIVEELRRGVHPKDAGMAAMKRMKANTFEKRLKNEKGEPNFGMEYYVLDVKGRHAGISTNKGSRYAVCDENGARLEPCEYAWG, from the coding sequence ATGTCCCGTACCATCAGCCGCCGCGACCTGATCGCGGGGGGCGCAGGTCTGGCCGTCGCGGCCCGTGCTTCCTCGTTTCCCGGCGTGTTCCTCCCTTCGGCCACGAAGCCCGTCGTGGTGTCCAGCAGCAACGGTCACATTTTCAAGAACGGTGGGCCGAGGACGTGCGTCCAGGAAGCGTTCTTGCGCCTTTCGGGCGGGACAGACGTCTTGGAAGCCCTCGTCGCCGGCGTCGCGATCCCCGAGCAAGATCCGACCGAGACCTCGGTCGGTTATGGCGGTCTGCCCAACGCCGAAGGCGTCGTCCAGCTCGACTCGTGCGTCATGCACGGGGCCAAACGTTGGGCCGGCGGCGTCGCGTGCCTGGAAGGCGTGAGGACGCCGGCGGCGGTCGCACTCCGCGTCGCCGGCGACACGGACCATCATCTGCTCGTCGGAAAGGGCGCCCAAGATTTTGCGCGCAGGCTCGGGTTCACGATCGAAGCCGACCTCAACACCGACACCTCGCGCAAGGCGTGGCTGGAATGGAAGCGCCGCACGGATCCGGACCATTACCTCGACCCGGGCAAGCGGTCCGGTGGGCGACAAGCGCTCCTGTCGATGATCCAGGAAGGCCTGATCGATCCGCTCCATGCCTACGGGACGATCAACTGCAACGGTCTGAACGAGAAAGGCGAGATCGCAGGAGTCACGACCACGAGCGGGCTCGCCTTCAAGATTCCTGGACGCGTCGGCGATTCTCCGATCCTTGGTGCAGGGCTTTATGTCGACGGTGCCGTGGGAGCGGCCGGATCGACCGGGCGTGGGGAGGCCAACCTCTACGGGTGCCTCTCCTTCTTGATCGTCGAAGAACTCCGTCGGGGCGTCCATCCGAAAGACGCGGGGATGGCGGCGATGAAGCGGATGAAGGCGAACACGTTCGAAAAGCGTCTGAAGAACGAAAAGGGCGAGCCGAACTTCGGCATGGAGTACTACGTGCTCGACGTGAAGGGCCGCCACGCGGGGATCAGCACCAACAAGGGTTCGCGGTATGCCGTTTGCGACGAGAACGGGGCCCGCCTCGAGCCGTGCGAATACGCCTGGGGTTAG
- a CDS encoding DUF503 domain-containing protein, with protein sequence MVVGVVALDLRLEGCRSLKDKRNLLRGLIEKCRNDFHVAIAEVGDQDLWGNALVCATVPSNDAGHVEKVLFNVEKAFDEHPEVEVTSVLRDLWRP encoded by the coding sequence ATGGTCGTCGGAGTCGTCGCCCTCGATCTCAGGTTGGAAGGTTGCCGATCGCTGAAGGATAAACGGAACCTCTTGCGCGGGCTCATCGAGAAGTGCCGCAACGACTTCCATGTCGCGATCGCCGAAGTGGGCGACCAAGACCTTTGGGGCAACGCGCTCGTCTGCGCGACCGTGCCGTCAAACGATGCGGGTCATGTCGAGAAGGTGCTGTTCAACGTGGAAAAGGCCTTCGACGAGCATCCCGAAGTCGAGGTCACGAGCGTCTTGCGCGATCTCTGGCGGCCCTAA
- a CDS encoding DoxX family protein: MLDALALGKAFACLFFAVLFLQSGLDKVTDRKGNLEWLTGHFSKSPLAKLVPVMLATVTVVELAAGACCAAGAAALFVPALAGAQTLGLGLCCAALCMLFFGQRVAKDYAGAATLATYFVGALLGLVLTGVGRLG; the protein is encoded by the coding sequence ATGCTCGATGCCCTCGCCTTGGGAAAGGCGTTCGCCTGCCTCTTTTTTGCCGTCCTGTTCCTACAATCTGGGCTGGACAAAGTGACCGACCGGAAAGGCAACCTCGAGTGGTTGACCGGGCATTTTTCAAAGTCCCCGTTGGCCAAACTCGTACCCGTGATGCTGGCGACGGTCACGGTCGTCGAGTTGGCCGCAGGAGCTTGCTGTGCGGCAGGCGCCGCAGCTTTGTTCGTCCCGGCCCTGGCAGGAGCGCAGACCTTGGGGTTGGGCCTTTGCTGCGCGGCTCTGTGCATGCTCTTCTTCGGACAGCGCGTCGCAAAAGACTATGCGGGTGCTGCGACGCTCGCGACGTACTTTGTCGGCGCCCTGCTCGGGTTGGTCCTGACCGGAGTCGGGAGGCTCGGCTGA
- a CDS encoding PEP-CTERM sorting domain-containing protein: protein MKRTALLVALVAASLSQASIVSVTSGDTLLGNRPSNLLTNGSFEADAGSATNLSYWATGTTLTPSMSLTGWTASGGPQNYAQWGNNGPQLVGSDTIPHGENAVYFGAGIMMPLAMDPTFAPDGSVSFSGNPNIQPKPGFGPVTLSQTVSGLNTSQQYLLDFWASGENAGFSSWGDGFFGLDITGEAQLLLAAPGGLSGLGASQRYYIVFQPTASSVTLTWTNWGHYIDSFGLFHSELVMDDAILNPVPEPGTFLVLGLSLASLAVRRRRRR, encoded by the coding sequence ATGAAACGAACCGCCCTCCTCGTCGCCCTCGTCGCCGCTTCGCTCTCCCAAGCGTCGATCGTCTCGGTCACCAGTGGCGACACGCTCTTGGGGAACCGTCCGTCGAACCTTCTCACCAATGGAAGTTTCGAAGCCGATGCCGGGTCGGCCACGAACCTGTCGTATTGGGCGACGGGGACGACGCTGACCCCTTCGATGAGCTTGACGGGCTGGACGGCTTCGGGAGGGCCGCAAAACTACGCGCAATGGGGGAACAACGGTCCACAACTCGTAGGCAGCGACACGATCCCTCACGGCGAGAACGCGGTCTACTTCGGAGCCGGCATCATGATGCCGCTCGCCATGGACCCGACGTTCGCCCCGGACGGTTCGGTCAGTTTCTCGGGCAACCCGAACATCCAACCCAAACCCGGCTTCGGGCCTGTGACCTTGAGTCAGACCGTGTCGGGGCTCAACACGTCCCAGCAGTATCTGCTCGACTTTTGGGCTTCGGGCGAGAACGCCGGGTTCAGTTCCTGGGGCGACGGTTTCTTCGGCCTCGATATCACGGGCGAAGCACAGTTGTTGCTCGCCGCTCCGGGCGGGCTCTCCGGACTCGGCGCCTCACAGCGCTATTACATCGTGTTCCAACCGACGGCGTCCTCCGTCACCCTGACTTGGACGAACTGGGGGCACTACATCGACAGCTTCGGCCTGTTCCACTCGGAGCTCGTCATGGACGACGCCATCTTGAATCCGGTTCCCGAACCGGGGACATTCCTGGTCCTCGGCCTGTCGCTGGCGTCCTTAGCGGTCCGGCGAAGGCGTCGGAGGTGA
- the uvrB gene encoding excinuclease ABC subunit UvrB, giving the protein MSSVQSIVRYDTPFVLNPDYTPKGDQAQAIEQLCDGIDSGYRFQTLLGATGTGKTFTMASVIAQTQRPALIIAHNKTLAAQLCQEFRAFFAENSVQYFISYYDYYQPEAYVPGSDLYIEKDSSVNEEIERLRHAATQALLERRDVVVIASVSCIYGLGSPDVYADSVVTFENGVEFPMQEAIQKLVQMQFTRNDIVLDRGTFRRKGDVLDIQPKDEEIVTRVEFFGDTVERIRLIDPLTQDVIDEPSRCSVFPATHYVTPWERIETVLAQIEDERDRQVVWFEEQKKLLEAQRLKQRTDFDLEMIREVGFCNGIENYSRYFDGREAGTPPYTLLDFLPSDAVVFIDESHVTLPQIRAMYNGDRQRKSVLVDYGFRLPSALDNRPLQFEEFLTRVPQVVFVSATPGPFEGEQESQRVQQIIRPTYIVDPEVVIRPTKGQIDDLMNEIKTRVDKGQRTLVTTLTKRMAEDLTGYLEDLGVKVNYIHSNVHSLDRPEILRDLRLGVYDVVVGVNLLREGLDLPEVTLVAILDADKEGFLRSETSLVQTIGRAARNVNGLVILYADNVTGSMERAIGETNRRREVQLAYNEEHGVEPYTIQKEVRETVRSYEVVRELVSQYGDVSPPEPDETGGDPSDSPLLKIGGDGARVWVKSQPDQTVNIDDIPMMIGALERQMKDFAKGMEFEEAARVRDEIVQLRKVMGVTDGKIGVSARRKDPRRRGRS; this is encoded by the coding sequence ATGTCTTCCGTGCAGTCGATCGTCCGTTACGACACGCCCTTCGTCTTGAACCCGGACTACACGCCCAAAGGAGACCAGGCGCAGGCGATCGAGCAACTCTGCGACGGCATCGACAGCGGATACCGTTTCCAGACCCTTCTCGGTGCGACGGGAACGGGCAAGACGTTCACGATGGCGAGCGTCATCGCGCAGACGCAACGCCCTGCCCTGATCATCGCCCACAACAAGACCCTGGCCGCCCAACTGTGCCAGGAGTTCCGAGCCTTCTTCGCCGAGAATTCGGTCCAGTACTTCATCAGTTATTACGACTACTATCAGCCGGAAGCCTACGTCCCTGGAAGCGATCTCTACATCGAAAAGGACAGCAGTGTCAACGAAGAGATCGAGCGGTTGCGCCACGCTGCGACCCAAGCACTCCTCGAGCGGCGAGACGTCGTCGTCATAGCGAGCGTGAGCTGTATCTACGGCCTGGGTTCGCCCGACGTCTATGCGGATTCCGTCGTGACGTTCGAAAACGGAGTGGAGTTTCCGATGCAGGAGGCCATCCAGAAGCTGGTGCAGATGCAGTTCACGAGGAACGACATCGTTCTCGACCGTGGCACCTTCCGCCGAAAGGGCGACGTCCTTGACATCCAGCCGAAGGACGAAGAGATCGTCACGAGGGTCGAGTTCTTCGGCGACACCGTCGAGCGGATCCGGCTGATCGACCCCCTGACCCAGGACGTCATCGACGAGCCGTCACGCTGTTCGGTCTTTCCCGCCACGCACTACGTCACGCCATGGGAACGGATCGAAACCGTGCTGGCTCAGATCGAGGACGAGAGGGACCGCCAGGTCGTGTGGTTCGAAGAACAGAAAAAGCTGCTGGAAGCCCAGCGGCTGAAGCAGCGGACGGACTTCGACCTCGAGATGATCCGTGAGGTCGGGTTCTGCAACGGGATCGAGAACTACTCGCGCTATTTCGACGGACGTGAAGCCGGAACGCCGCCGTACACGCTCCTCGACTTCTTGCCGAGCGACGCCGTGGTCTTCATCGACGAATCCCATGTCACGCTGCCCCAGATCCGAGCCATGTACAACGGGGACAGGCAACGCAAGTCAGTGCTCGTCGACTACGGGTTCCGGCTTCCCAGCGCCTTGGACAACCGGCCGCTCCAGTTCGAGGAGTTCTTGACAAGGGTCCCTCAAGTGGTCTTCGTCAGCGCGACGCCCGGCCCGTTCGAAGGCGAGCAAGAGTCGCAACGCGTCCAGCAGATCATCCGACCGACCTACATCGTGGACCCCGAAGTCGTGATCCGCCCCACGAAAGGCCAGATCGACGACCTGATGAACGAGATCAAGACGCGCGTGGACAAGGGGCAACGGACGCTCGTCACGACGCTCACCAAACGGATGGCCGAGGATCTGACCGGTTACTTGGAAGACCTGGGGGTGAAAGTTAACTACATCCACTCCAACGTGCATTCGTTGGACCGCCCCGAGATCTTACGCGACCTTCGGCTCGGCGTGTACGACGTCGTCGTCGGCGTCAACCTGTTGCGCGAAGGCCTGGACTTGCCCGAGGTCACGCTCGTCGCCATCCTGGACGCCGATAAGGAAGGGTTCCTTCGTTCCGAAACGTCGCTCGTCCAAACGATCGGACGCGCGGCCCGCAACGTCAACGGCCTTGTCATCCTCTACGCGGACAACGTCACGGGCTCGATGGAAAGGGCCATCGGCGAGACCAACCGACGCCGCGAAGTCCAACTTGCCTACAACGAAGAGCACGGGGTCGAGCCGTACACCATCCAGAAGGAGGTCCGCGAAACCGTCCGGTCTTACGAAGTCGTGCGGGAACTGGTCTCGCAGTACGGCGACGTTTCGCCGCCGGAGCCGGACGAGACCGGAGGAGACCCTTCGGACTCTCCGCTCCTGAAGATCGGGGGCGACGGCGCACGCGTCTGGGTCAAGTCGCAACCTGACCAAACGGTGAACATCGACGACATCCCGATGATGATCGGGGCTTTAGAACGTCAGATGAAGGATTTCGCCAAAGGCATGGAGTTCGAAGAGGCTGCCCGAGTCAGGGACGAGATCGTCCAGCTTCGCAAGGTGATGGGCGTCACGGACGGCAAGATCGGGGTCAGCGCCAGGCGCAAGGATCCGAGGCGGCGCGGGCGGTCCTAG